A stretch of the Snodgrassella alvi genome encodes the following:
- the rplL gene encoding 50S ribosomal protein L7/L12 — MAITKEDILEAVGNLTVMELNDLVKAFEEKFGVSAAALAVAGGGAAGGAAAAEEKTEFDVVLTSAGAQKVGVIKVVRAITGLGLKEAKDLVDGAPKTLKEGVSQAEADDIKKQLEEAGASVEIK, encoded by the coding sequence ATGGCTATTACTAAAGAAGACATCCTGGAAGCAGTTGGTAACCTGACCGTAATGGAATTGAACGACCTGGTTAAAGCTTTTGAAGAAAAATTTGGTGTATCTGCAGCTGCTTTGGCTGTTGCTGGTGGCGGTGCTGCCGGTGGTGCTGCTGCCGCTGAAGAAAAAACTGAATTTGATGTAGTATTGACTTCTGCTGGTGCACAAAAAGTTGGCGTGATTAAAGTGGTTCGTGCCATCACTGGCTTGGGTCTGAAGGAAGCTAAAGACTTGGTAGATGGCGCACCTAAAACCCTTAAAGAAGGTGTATCTCAGGCTGAAGCTGACGATATCAAAAAACAACTGGAAGAAGCCGGCGCTTCTGTCGAAATTAAGTAA